GTCATTGCCGGCCCCCCTGCCCTGATGTTTCTGACGCGACGCTGCGCCTCCAGCATGCCACTTGCTGGTTATCGGCCCCGACCAACTGCGGAGATTGAGATCGACAGAGATCAACCGCTTCCTTGCAGCGCGGCTGGAAATAGCAACCGGCCGGCGGATGCAGCAGGTTCGGAACCGCACCGGGGATCGCTTCGAGCTCCTGTTTCGGCACTACCCGCTCCGGCAGACATCGCAACAGCGCCTGGGTATAGGGATGTTGCGGCGCCTCGAGCACGGTCCGCGTCGCGCCATGCTCGACGATCCGCCCGGCGTACATCACATAGAGCCGGTCACAGAGCTGCGACACGACGGCGACGTTGTGCGAGATGAAGATGACCGAGGTCCCGGTACGGCGCGCGCGGTTCTGGATCAGCCGCAGGATCACGGCTTGGACGGTAACGTCGAGTGCGGTCGTCGGCTCATCGGCGATGATGAGGCCGGGATTGCAGGAGAAGGCCATGGCGATCAGCACGCGTTGCCGCATGCCGCCTGAGAGTTCGAAGGGGTAGAGCTTCATGACCCGCTCGGGCTCGCCGATCAGCATGTCGGCAAGAATATCCCGCGCAATGCGCTTGGCGTCGGCCAAGCTTGTCTCTTCGTGCCGCATGATCACGTCAGTCAGTTGCTGGCCAATGCGGATCGTCGGGTTCAGCGCATTCATTGGTTCCTGGAAGATGGTCGAGACCACCTTGCCGCGCACGTCCTGGAGCTGACTGTCATCCATGGTAAGCGTGCTGTGGCCAAAAAGCGTGACGGAACCGCCGGTGATCCTGTAGCGCCCTTTGGGCAGCAACCCTGTTGCCGCCATGGTCGTGACCGACTTGCCGCAGCCGGACTCGCCGACGATCCCGACGATCTCCGCCTTTCCGACGCTGATCGACACATTGTCGAGCGCCTTGATCGCGCCGCTGAAGGTTGGAAACTCCAGTGACAGATTGTGAATGGCCAGCGCCTGGCCGCGTCCTTCTGCTGTGCCAGTCATTTATCTGCCCCTCAAGCGCGGGTCGAGCATGTCGCGGATGCCGTCGCCGACGAGATTGCACCCCATGGCCGTGATCAGAATGGCGAGACCCGGGAAGGTCGCGTACCACCATTGGTCGAGCATGTAGCTGCGGCCGCTGCTGACCAGAGCGCCCCATTCGGCGGTCGGCGGCTGGGCACCGAGGCCGATGAAGCTGAGCGCAGCTGCGATCAGCACGACGCCGCCGAGATCGAGCGTCGCCTGGACGATGATCGGCGACATCGCATTCGGCAGAATATGCCAGCGGAGAATGTAGAATGGCGAGGCGCCGAAGGTGCGCGCCGCCTTCACGAAGACCTGCTCGCGAAGCGACAGCGTTTGACCGCGCGCCAGGCGCACATAGGCGGGAATGCGCACGATCGCCACGGCCAGCATGGAATTGAACAGGCTGGGTCCGAGAGCTGCCGCCAGCGCCATGGCCAGCACCAGCGCCGGCAAGGCAAGAACGACGTCCATCAGCCGCATGATGGCGGTATCGACCCGTCCGCCGACGACGCCGGAAAAACAACCGATCAGCACCCCGACCGACATCGAAATCAGCACGATCATGAAGGCGGCACCACAGGACGCCCTCGCCCCGTAGATCACGCGCGAGAACAGGTCGCGGCCGACTTCGTCCGTGCCGAACCAATGGGCAGCACTCGGCGGTAACAGGCGCGCCGTCAGCGACACCTTGTCCGGATTGTACGGCGCGATCACCGGCGCGGCGATGATCATCACGAGCACGAGCAGAATGATGGCAGCGCCAACCAGGGTCAGTGGGCTGCGGCGGCTGAGGTACCAAAGATAACGCAGGCGTTCGGAGAGGGATTTGGTCCTGCGCATGGCGGCACTCGCGGCAGCAGGTTCAGTCGGCATGACGGCGGACATGATCAGACCTCCCTGATTTGCGGGTCGGCGAGCATGTAGGCAAGATCGACCAGGAGGTTGATCAGCACATAGCCGATGGATGCGACGATCGTGAAACCCATGATGGCGGGAAAATCGAGCGTCTGAATGGACGTGACGACGTAGGTGCCCATGCCTGGCCAGGCGAAAATCGTCTCGGTCAACACGGCGCCATAAAGCAGATCACCAAGCGCCAGCCCGAGCAGGGTGATCGAAGGGATCAGCGCGTTTCTAAGCGCATAGTTGAAGATGATCACGCCCTTGCGCAGGCCGCTGGCGCGCGCGGTGCGAATGTAGTCTTCCTGCAGCACATCCAGCATCGAGGCGCGGATCTGGCGCGTGATCACGCCCATATTGGCGAAGGCCAGCACGAAGCCGGGCAGGATGATGTGGTAAAGGGCGCTGCGAAAGGCATCGAAGCGCCCCTGCAGCAGTGAGTCGACCAACAGGAAGCCGGTGATGCGTTCGGGCGCGACGACGCCCATGGCCAGTCGCCCACTGCCCGGAAGTATCTGGAACTTGGCGTAGAAGAAATAGATCAGGATCAGGCCGAACCAGAATACCGGCATCGAGATGCCGCAAACCGACACCGTCCGCGCGATCTGGTCGATCGGGCCGTCCTTGTAGACGGCCGACAGCACACCGAGCGGCACGCCCAGACAGATCGCGATGAAGAGCGCGACCGTTCCGAGCTCCAGCGTTGCCGGCAGGAAGGTACGGATATCGGCCGCAACCGGGCGATTGGTCCGAAGCGACGTGCCGAGATCGCCCTGTAGCAGATTGCCGATATAGATGGTGAACTGTTCGACGACCGGGCGATCAAGCCCCAGATTGCGCCTGACGTTTTCAAGCGTTTCGGCGCTCGCCCGGTCCCCCGCGATCATGCGCGCCGGATCTCCCGGTATGAGATGAGAGATGGTGAAAGTGATGATGGCGACGCCCAACACCACGAAAAGCAAAAGCACCAGACGCGGGATGATGATGCGGGTGATTGTCATGGACGTCAGCCCTTCCGCAGGAGAACCCTGACCTTGCTTCGGAAACGATGAAACCCTGCCGCCACGGCCCTAGGAGCCGGCGGCAGGCATTCCGTGGAATGAGGCCTGTTAAGGCGACAGGATCGGCGAGATCCTGTTCTCTCATTCCGTTTTCGACATCGTTCCGAAGTTGTAGACCTGGATCAGCATGGGGTTGTAGACATAACCCTTCACCGCGGCGCGGCGGGCGAAGATGTCGTTCTTCTCCATGATGTAGAGATAGGGCGCGTCCTCCGTCGAAAGCTTCTGTGCTTCGATGTAAAGCGCCTTGCGCTTCTCCTCGTCGACAATGGATCCGGCCTCTTTCACAAGAGCGGTCACCTTGGTGTTGCCGTAAAATGAACGGTTGCCCGGTCCGCCCATTTTGTCGGCGTCGAACCAATAGTTCATGAACATGTAGGGATCGGCGAAATCGGGCGTCCAGGCACCGGGTGCCATGTCGAACTTGCCGTTGGCCACCAGTTCGCGTTTGGTCGTGTCCGCGACCGCCTGCAGATCGAGCTTGATGCCGATTTCCGCCAGCGAAGCCTGCAGCGCAAGGCCGACCGGTTCCCAGGCAGGATCGGCCTGTGAGAAGGTATAGGTCAGGTGGATGCCGCTCTTGCCGGATTCGGCAAGCAGTGCGTTGGCCTTCTCGATGTCGTAGCTGTACTGGAACCCCTGCGGATCGTGCCCCCACATGCCGCTCGGCACTGCGCCGCGCATCTGCTTGGCCTGGCCGAGCATGATGCCGTCGATGATGCCCTGATAGTCGACCGCATAGGAAATCGCCTGGCGAACCTTGGCGTCGTCCAGCGGCGGCTGTCGGTTGTTCATGTAGATGTAGTTCACATACATGCTGGGATTGCTCTCGACCACGAGAGAGGCGTCCTTTTGTAGCGCCTCGGCCTGATCGAGCGGGATCTGCTCGATGATGTCGGCATCGCCGTTGGTCAGCTGAAGGCGGCGGGCCGACACGTCGCCGACGATGCGGATGACGACCTGCTTCAGCGCCGGCTGACTGCCCGCATAATGTTCGTTGCGGTCGAGAACGATGCTCTGGTTTCGCTCCCAGGAGGTGATGCGGTAGGGGCCGCTGCCAGCCGAGTGCTCGGCAAGCCAGGCCTTCGCCATGTCGCCGTCCTTCTCATGCTCCATTACCTTGGGATTGACGATCGCAGCGCCGGAGACAGCCAGCGTCGAAATGAAGGGCGCGAACGGCGCCGTCAGGTGAAAGCGTACGGTCTGCGGGTCGACGACCTCGACCTCTTTCAGTACCGGAAACGCGTCGGATGGCCCTGCCTTCAGCTTCATCAACCGGTCGAAGCTGAACTTGACGGCTGCAGCGTCGACCGGCGAGCCGTCATCGAACTTGTGGCCGCTGGCGAGCTTGAAGGTCCAGACGAGACCGGCATCGTCGGCAGTCCAGCTTTCGGCGAGCTCCGGTCCGACTTCCGTCGAGGCTCCCTTGTAGGCGACGAGCCGCTCATAGGCTGCGTAGATGAGCGTGTAGCCGCTGTTGCTGATCTCTATGCCCGGATCGGCGGTCGGCGGATCTTCCGCGCGCGCCAGCACCAGCACGTCCTGCGCAGCGATCGCGCCGGAAAGCGGCGTCGATGCCAGCAGCAAGGCAACGCCAATCGATTTCCACTTGGAACCGTTCATCTCGTAGTCCTCCCCAGAACTGCGGCTTGCGATGCCCTCCCGGCATCCACCGCAGCGCTAGAGTAGGAAACGATTTTCCTAAGTGTAATAATTTTTCTTATCGTATTTGTTTTTTAGTTTAGGTCAGCTTTTGAGCTTGATCGTCTGCGCGTTTGCCAGGGTGGAGACCAATTCGGTTTCCGGGGTCGAGCAGACACACAGGATTTGCGCAGGCTCCTCGCTGACGCTGAGATAGGCGTGCCCGGTCATGGCATCGAAGTAGCAGGAATCGCCCTTCTTGAGCCGCAAGGGCGCATAGATCTCGGTGTGGAGTTCCAGTTCCCCTTCGAGTACGTAGAAGAACTCCTCGCCTTTGTGCCGGATAAGCGGCCCGAACTCCTCGATCGTGCGGGCTCGTGCCACAGCCACGATCGGAACCATCGACTTCTTCGAAATCTCTGTACAAACATAGAGATAGTCGTAGTTCTGCGTGACGATCGCCCGCCCCTCGCCAGATCTGTTGTACGTGCGACGCCCGAGCATGTTTGGGGCGTCCTCGGCGCCGGCCATGGTCCCGAAAAGTTCGACGATGTCGACCTTCAGCCCTTGCGCCAGTTGGATCAGTCGATCGTAGGTGAGTTGCATCTGGTTGTTCTCGACCTTGGAAAGGGTCGAAACCGCAAGGCCCGTCAAGGAACTGACTTCTGCCAACGTCCAGCGATTGCGGTTGCGAATATCCTTGAGGATATCGCCGAGGCTGGATTTCGCGTCGGTCATCGTTGGCGTCTCCGCTTTGCCTGCAGCCATCGGATTGCCGGCCGGGCCATGCGCCCGGAAAACGGTAGAATCCAATCGGTATTATAGGAAAACCATTTCCTATAATACGTGGCCGAAATCAACATTGCCTCGAAGGCAATCGGTGCCGGCGGCAACGCAGCCCGCGTCGTCCGTCGGATGGAATCCGCCTTTGCCTACGCTTCGAACGGGTTGGCGACTCTGGGCCAATAGGGACGCTTCAGCTTGGTGAAGGCCAGATCCTCGAAAGTCGGCTGCAAGGCGCCCGGTGCACTGACGTAGAGAATGTCGCGCGCGATGGGTTCGAAACCGGCACGGAAGTGGTTGCTGGATTTCACCACGACGATTCTCTTCTGCGCCAGGTCCAGGCCCAGGGCGGTCATGCATTCCGGGTGAAACGTCTGCGTGCGTACGGTGTTGAGCACAATGTCGATGCTGCCGGCCGAGACCCACACGGCATCGCCGATGCCGAGCGGTGTCGGGCCAAAACGCTGGGTGACGCCCGAAGCGACGCGTCTGACCGTCACCGTGAGATCGAGCGGGTCGCCGGAAGCAGGCCCGACCTTGCCGCCGATTCGCAACGCCAGAGTCGCCCCCTCTCCCGCTTCGCGGCACATGCGCACCGCAATCGGATCCCAGTAGAGGCAGGAGGCAACGTCCCCGATGCCGCGCTCGATGATGCGGCGCAGGATGAACGTTGAGTCCCCCGGCGCGCCGCCGCCTGCATTGTCGGAAACGTCGGCCAGAACGATCGGGCCGCTCTTAGCGGCAATGGCCCGATCCAGCGCTTCGTCGATACTGAGATAGTCTCCCCGCATTTCTTCGCGTGCATCGAATATCTCCCGGGCGAAGGACTGGGCGGTCCTTGCGGCCTTTTCCGGGTCGTTGTCGGTCACGACCAGCATCTTGGCGCCGACATCTTCGACGTCACCCCAAGGGAAGCCGTGGCCGAATGAGACTGAAAGCACGCCGTCCTGTCCCTCCATGGATTTCATGCGGTCGACGATGCCGCGCAAGGGGGCGCGGTGCGGATGGAATGTGTTGATCATGCGGCAATCATGGATACCCATGGTCGGCCGCACTTCGCCCGCTAGCGTGCGCTCCATCAACCGGAACAGTTGGCCGGCAACCTCCTCGATATCAGTATGCGGATATTCCTTGTAGGTGGCGATCATGGTCGCATTGGCGAGCATGCAGTCGGTGATGTGGCAATGGAGATCAAGTTCGACGGCAATCGGCACATCCGGACCGATCACGCCGCGCACATGCTCAATCAGGTCCCCTTCGACATCATCGTAGCCGTCCGCGACGCAGGCGCCGTGGAGGGCGAGCATGACGGCGTCGACTGGAAGCGCTGCCCTGAGATCATCGAGGATGGTGGCGCGGAAACTCTCATAAACTGCCCGGGTTGTCCTGCCGCCGGGTTCGGCCACAGCGCACAGGCTCTCCACCACGTCCCAGGCCTTTTCCTGCGCGGCATTGCGCCAGACGGACATCTGCGAGGAGCAGC
The nucleotide sequence above comes from Ensifer adhaerens. Encoded proteins:
- a CDS encoding ABC transporter substrate-binding protein, with translation MNGSKWKSIGVALLLASTPLSGAIAAQDVLVLARAEDPPTADPGIEISNSGYTLIYAAYERLVAYKGASTEVGPELAESWTADDAGLVWTFKLASGHKFDDGSPVDAAAVKFSFDRLMKLKAGPSDAFPVLKEVEVVDPQTVRFHLTAPFAPFISTLAVSGAAIVNPKVMEHEKDGDMAKAWLAEHSAGSGPYRITSWERNQSIVLDRNEHYAGSQPALKQVVIRIVGDVSARRLQLTNGDADIIEQIPLDQAEALQKDASLVVESNPSMYVNYIYMNNRQPPLDDAKVRQAISYAVDYQGIIDGIMLGQAKQMRGAVPSGMWGHDPQGFQYSYDIEKANALLAESGKSGIHLTYTFSQADPAWEPVGLALQASLAEIGIKLDLQAVADTTKRELVANGKFDMAPGAWTPDFADPYMFMNYWFDADKMGGPGNRSFYGNTKVTALVKEAGSIVDEEKRKALYIEAQKLSTEDAPYLYIMEKNDIFARRAAVKGYVYNPMLIQVYNFGTMSKTE
- a CDS encoding ABC transporter ATP-binding protein, whose translation is MTGTAEGRGQALAIHNLSLEFPTFSGAIKALDNVSISVGKAEIVGIVGESGCGKSVTTMAATGLLPKGRYRITGGSVTLFGHSTLTMDDSQLQDVRGKVVSTIFQEPMNALNPTIRIGQQLTDVIMRHEETSLADAKRIARDILADMLIGEPERVMKLYPFELSGGMRQRVLIAMAFSCNPGLIIADEPTTALDVTVQAVILRLIQNRARRTGTSVIFISHNVAVVSQLCDRLYVMYAGRIVEHGATRTVLEAPQHPYTQALLRCLPERVVPKQELEAIPGAVPNLLHPPAGCYFQPRCKEAVDLCRSQSPQLVGADNQQVACWRRSVASETSGQGGRQ
- the ddpC gene encoding D,D-dipeptide ABC transporter permease, producing the protein MSAVMPTEPAAASAAMRRTKSLSERLRYLWYLSRRSPLTLVGAAIILLVLVMIIAAPVIAPYNPDKVSLTARLLPPSAAHWFGTDEVGRDLFSRVIYGARASCGAAFMIVLISMSVGVLIGCFSGVVGGRVDTAIMRLMDVVLALPALVLAMALAAALGPSLFNSMLAVAIVRIPAYVRLARGQTLSLREQVFVKAARTFGASPFYILRWHILPNAMSPIIVQATLDLGGVVLIAAALSFIGLGAQPPTAEWGALVSSGRSYMLDQWWYATFPGLAILITAMGCNLVGDGIRDMLDPRLRGR
- a CDS encoding helix-turn-helix domain-containing protein; its protein translation is MTDAKSSLGDILKDIRNRNRWTLAEVSSLTGLAVSTLSKVENNQMQLTYDRLIQLAQGLKVDIVELFGTMAGAEDAPNMLGRRTYNRSGEGRAIVTQNYDYLYVCTEISKKSMVPIVAVARARTIEEFGPLIRHKGEEFFYVLEGELELHTEIYAPLRLKKGDSCYFDAMTGHAYLSVSEEPAQILCVCSTPETELVSTLANAQTIKLKS
- a CDS encoding M81 family metallopeptidase yields the protein MKLFIAGLDTETNTFSPMQTGLEAFRENLIAYGDATSKPLNCCSSQMSVWRNAAQEKAWDVVESLCAVAEPGGRTTRAVYESFRATILDDLRAALPVDAVMLALHGACVADGYDDVEGDLIEHVRGVIGPDVPIAVELDLHCHITDCMLANATMIATYKEYPHTDIEEVAGQLFRLMERTLAGEVRPTMGIHDCRMINTFHPHRAPLRGIVDRMKSMEGQDGVLSVSFGHGFPWGDVEDVGAKMLVVTDNDPEKAARTAQSFAREIFDAREEMRGDYLSIDEALDRAIAAKSGPIVLADVSDNAGGGAPGDSTFILRRIIERGIGDVASCLYWDPIAVRMCREAGEGATLALRIGGKVGPASGDPLDLTVTVRRVASGVTQRFGPTPLGIGDAVWVSAGSIDIVLNTVRTQTFHPECMTALGLDLAQKRIVVVKSSNHFRAGFEPIARDILYVSAPGALQPTFEDLAFTKLKRPYWPRVANPFEA
- a CDS encoding ABC transporter permease; protein product: MTITRIIIPRLVLLLFVVLGVAIITFTISHLIPGDPARMIAGDRASAETLENVRRNLGLDRPVVEQFTIYIGNLLQGDLGTSLRTNRPVAADIRTFLPATLELGTVALFIAICLGVPLGVLSAVYKDGPIDQIARTVSVCGISMPVFWFGLILIYFFYAKFQILPGSGRLAMGVVAPERITGFLLVDSLLQGRFDAFRSALYHIILPGFVLAFANMGVITRQIRASMLDVLQEDYIRTARASGLRKGVIIFNYALRNALIPSITLLGLALGDLLYGAVLTETIFAWPGMGTYVVTSIQTLDFPAIMGFTIVASIGYVLINLLVDLAYMLADPQIREV